The following are encoded in a window of Neomicrococcus lactis genomic DNA:
- a CDS encoding HIT family protein, translating into MSALWQSHAPEGYVCPFCELLAGKIESPDNLCALTDFIYADDKVAAIMACDGFGNHGGHVMIIPTKHLESLYDLDDDTAAAAMVLSRRMTLAMKIAWNPDGTSVRQHNEPAGNQHVWHYHMHVFPRYFGDDLYKQLRHRVPVEVRAQKAEELRAALAQLDEYDDAARLTP; encoded by the coding sequence ATGAGCGCACTCTGGCAATCCCACGCACCCGAAGGATACGTGTGCCCGTTTTGCGAGTTGCTCGCGGGCAAGATCGAATCCCCGGATAACCTCTGCGCGCTCACGGACTTCATTTACGCCGATGACAAAGTCGCGGCCATCATGGCCTGCGACGGTTTTGGCAATCACGGCGGCCACGTCATGATCATCCCCACCAAGCATCTTGAGTCGCTCTACGACCTCGACGATGACACCGCGGCAGCCGCCATGGTGCTGTCTCGCCGCATGACGCTCGCGATGAAAATCGCGTGGAATCCGGATGGCACCAGCGTCCGCCAGCACAATGAACCCGCGGGAAATCAGCACGTGTGGCACTACCACATGCACGTTTTTCCACGGTATTTCGGCGATGACCTCTACAAGCAGCTGCGGCACCGCGTGCCGGTTGAGGTGCGCGCCCAGAAGGCGGAAGAGTTGCGTGCCGCATTGGCTCAGCTTGATGAGTACGACGACGCAGCTCGCCTCACGCCGTGA
- a CDS encoding TRIC cation channel family protein — MNTLLLVGDLCGIFFFAVSGSLLAARKGFDIIGSLALAYMTGLGGGIIRDLIIDQGVPNSFVNTAYLLPPFLATIAVYLLSTHIQKLRYFISLFDAGGLALFCITGTLTALAAGIQPIVAVLLGVATSCGGGLLRDITANETPSLFNPRDLYAVPAFLGSGTTVLLMMTGWFNLLTATITAIVVFVLRMLALRFGWSAPLAVRGWSRPRIRLPRTRADMPHTGAFDATPRNKAPRFRPDQDN, encoded by the coding sequence GTGAACACGCTTTTGCTCGTGGGCGACTTGTGCGGCATCTTCTTCTTCGCCGTGTCCGGCTCGCTGCTCGCGGCGCGGAAGGGCTTCGACATCATCGGCTCCCTCGCCCTCGCCTACATGACGGGTCTCGGCGGCGGCATCATTCGCGATCTGATCATTGATCAGGGCGTCCCGAACTCCTTCGTGAACACCGCCTACCTCTTGCCGCCGTTCCTTGCGACCATCGCTGTGTATTTGCTCTCGACGCACATCCAGAAGCTGCGCTATTTCATCTCGCTCTTCGACGCCGGCGGACTCGCCCTGTTTTGCATCACGGGTACACTCACGGCTCTCGCAGCCGGGATTCAGCCGATCGTCGCTGTCCTCTTGGGTGTCGCGACGTCTTGCGGCGGCGGTCTCCTCCGCGACATCACCGCAAATGAAACACCGAGCCTCTTCAACCCTCGAGATCTCTACGCGGTTCCGGCCTTTTTGGGATCGGGCACCACGGTCCTTCTGATGATGACGGGCTGGTTCAACCTTTTGACGGCAACCATCACCGCGATCGTCGTCTTTGTCCTGCGCATGTTGGCACTTCGCTTCGGCTGGAGCGCGCCGTTGGCGGTTCGCGGTTGGTCCCGCCCGCGCATTCGTTTGCCGCGTACCCGCGCTGACATGCCGCACACTGGCGCTTTCGATGCAACCCCCCGCAACAAAGCACCACGTTTCCGCCCTGATCAGGACAACTAG
- a CDS encoding helix-turn-helix domain-containing protein: MALTLAQLLAVPDLGLTLVPTLDGADPATIRLAWAAVTEQLDPAEFLTGGEVLLTTGTRLRTTALQRNFVLSAHRGAAAALGFGVGLGHNDVPAALRSAAAEVRLPLFEVPYETAFAAISRLMAEDLAADHVAGIQQLLTGHQKLSAALLRGGGINALLDVLEKYVGGAARVEQYGIELGASSLASTAIDRELSETQDSDDSSVGTGNPAQSAQSGWSDWPIASGLRDRASLFIREPLTSRDLVPYAQSLLGLELSNQARLRRTSRIAAGQVLDDIIHGGLHGHDASLRMQSIGLDAMQEHSVVLVQSDQGLAPLAEMPLPTLSDRITTAILDDRLAVIVPADGSPSRSEPRAVAQQVARLFKNTASEFTIGFGRTYPDASGLRLSYYEARESLRSMLPINEPSRLSLTSLLLTAKDVPLMDLAREILEPLEFADSQQNGELIETLRRFLHSSGEIGQVARELGIHRNTVRYRLQRVADLTGYSPANMQDRVQLWLALEARELS; this comes from the coding sequence ATGGCCTTGACCCTCGCACAGTTGCTGGCTGTCCCGGACCTCGGCCTCACTTTGGTGCCGACGTTGGACGGGGCTGATCCCGCCACCATTCGCCTTGCTTGGGCTGCCGTCACGGAGCAGTTGGATCCCGCCGAGTTCCTCACAGGTGGTGAAGTACTCCTCACCACGGGAACCCGTCTTCGCACCACAGCTTTGCAGCGCAATTTCGTTTTGAGTGCCCACCGCGGCGCGGCCGCAGCGCTGGGTTTCGGCGTGGGACTTGGCCACAACGACGTTCCCGCCGCGCTACGCAGCGCTGCTGCGGAGGTAAGACTGCCGCTGTTTGAAGTGCCGTATGAAACGGCTTTCGCAGCCATTTCCCGCCTCATGGCCGAGGACCTGGCAGCAGATCACGTCGCCGGCATTCAGCAGCTCTTGACGGGCCACCAAAAACTTTCCGCCGCGCTCTTGCGTGGTGGCGGCATCAACGCTCTCCTCGATGTCCTCGAAAAATACGTTGGCGGCGCTGCCCGAGTGGAGCAGTACGGAATTGAACTCGGCGCGTCGAGCTTGGCCTCCACGGCCATTGACCGCGAGCTTTCTGAAACGCAGGATTCTGATGACAGTTCAGTGGGGACCGGCAACCCTGCTCAATCGGCGCAGTCCGGTTGGTCGGACTGGCCGATCGCTTCCGGCCTTAGAGACCGGGCATCTCTCTTCATCCGCGAGCCGCTAACGTCACGCGATCTGGTGCCCTACGCTCAAAGCCTCTTGGGCCTTGAACTCTCCAACCAAGCCCGGTTGCGCCGCACTTCGCGCATCGCGGCCGGTCAGGTCCTCGATGACATCATCCACGGCGGACTTCACGGCCACGACGCCTCCCTACGCATGCAATCCATTGGTCTGGACGCCATGCAAGAGCACTCCGTAGTGCTGGTCCAATCAGACCAGGGACTTGCGCCACTCGCCGAAATGCCGTTGCCCACCCTGTCGGATCGCATCACCACGGCCATCTTGGATGATCGCCTCGCCGTGATAGTTCCAGCAGACGGTTCACCGTCCCGCAGCGAGCCGCGAGCAGTCGCGCAACAGGTCGCGAGACTCTTCAAAAACACGGCATCAGAGTTCACGATCGGATTTGGCCGCACCTACCCGGACGCCAGTGGATTGCGCTTGAGCTATTACGAAGCCCGCGAGTCGCTGCGCTCGATGCTCCCCATCAACGAGCCCAGCCGCTTGTCCCTGACGTCGCTGCTGCTCACAGCCAAAGACGTTCCGCTCATGGACCTTGCGCGCGAAATCCTGGAACCTCTCGAATTTGCGGACAGCCAGCAAAACGGCGAGCTCATCGAAACTCTCCGCCGTTTCCTCCACAGTTCCGGTGAAATTGGGCAGGTCGCCCGCGAGCTCGGCATTCACCGCAATACAGTGCGCTACCGCTTGCAACGAGTCGCCGATCTGACCGGCTACTCCCCCGCCAATATGCAGGACCGCGTGCAGCTGTGGCTGGCCCTCGAAGCAAGGGAGCTCTCGTGA
- a CDS encoding sodium-dependent transporter, whose translation MTTASSGSTPVRRETFNSRRLFIFSAIGSAVGLGNIWRFPYVAYENGGGAFLIPYLCALLTAGIPLLFFDYAIGHKFRGSAPLAFRRLARPAETLGWWQVLVCFVIAVYYAVIIAWSSMYTIFSFTKAWGDDPEKFFMGDFLKRSDDVTVSMDFVPGIVIPLIIVWLVTIGIMVAGVGKGIARANAIFLPLLVVMFVILVVQSLFLPGAVDGLNAFFTPSWEALGNPAVWAAAYGHIFFSLSVGFGIMVTYSSYLKRKTDLTGSGLVVGFANSAFEILAGIGVFAAIGFMAHASGTAVADQATGGIGLAFIAFPAIVSEAPAGQLIGVLFFGSLVFAGITSLISILEVIVAAVQDKLGAGRTFATMVVTIPMAIISIVLFPTTTGLYVLDTVDAFVNQFGIVAGALVAVIVVLWIYRKLPALRDHVNRISSFKLGGFWYVLAGVVSPIVLAYMLITEVIAKSSESYSGYPAWFNGVFGWGMSAALIVFAVLLSFIPWSANSKLNNDPEFDAIRDSEDADASAYTKGGQR comes from the coding sequence ATGACTACAGCTTCGAGCGGTTCAACACCTGTTCGTCGCGAGACATTTAACTCTCGACGACTCTTTATCTTCTCAGCCATTGGCTCTGCCGTGGGTCTTGGAAACATCTGGCGCTTCCCCTATGTCGCTTATGAAAATGGTGGCGGCGCCTTCCTTATTCCTTACCTGTGCGCGCTGCTCACTGCCGGAATCCCATTGCTCTTCTTCGACTACGCCATCGGCCACAAATTCCGTGGCTCGGCTCCATTGGCTTTCCGTCGCCTGGCCCGACCAGCAGAGACGCTGGGTTGGTGGCAAGTGCTGGTCTGCTTCGTGATCGCTGTGTATTACGCAGTCATCATTGCGTGGTCCTCGATGTACACGATCTTCTCCTTCACGAAGGCGTGGGGAGACGATCCTGAGAAGTTCTTTATGGGAGACTTCCTCAAGCGTTCCGATGACGTCACCGTTTCTATGGACTTTGTGCCCGGCATCGTGATCCCGTTGATCATCGTGTGGCTCGTAACGATCGGCATCATGGTTGCAGGCGTCGGTAAGGGTATTGCGCGTGCAAACGCCATCTTCTTGCCGTTGCTGGTTGTCATGTTCGTCATCCTTGTGGTTCAGTCGCTCTTCTTGCCAGGCGCAGTTGACGGCCTCAACGCGTTCTTCACCCCAAGCTGGGAGGCCCTTGGCAACCCTGCTGTGTGGGCTGCGGCTTACGGACACATCTTCTTCTCGCTGTCTGTTGGCTTCGGCATCATGGTGACCTACTCGTCCTACCTCAAGCGCAAGACGGACCTCACCGGCTCCGGCCTCGTGGTTGGTTTCGCGAACTCAGCATTTGAAATCTTGGCCGGTATCGGTGTCTTCGCGGCGATCGGCTTCATGGCTCACGCATCCGGCACCGCCGTCGCAGATCAGGCAACGGGCGGTATTGGCCTCGCCTTCATCGCCTTCCCGGCGATCGTCTCCGAGGCTCCAGCCGGTCAGCTCATCGGCGTTTTGTTCTTCGGCTCGCTGGTCTTCGCCGGTATCACCTCGCTCATCTCCATCTTGGAAGTGATCGTGGCGGCCGTTCAGGACAAGCTCGGTGCAGGTCGTACCTTCGCCACAATGGTGGTTACAATTCCAATGGCCATCATCTCCATTGTGCTGTTCCCAACCACCACGGGCCTCTACGTGTTGGACACCGTAGACGCATTCGTGAACCAGTTTGGCATTGTGGCTGGCGCACTCGTCGCAGTCATCGTGGTGCTGTGGATCTACCGCAAGCTTCCTGCGTTGCGTGATCACGTCAACCGCATCTCGAGCTTCAAGCTCGGTGGCTTCTGGTACGTGCTCGCTGGCGTCGTATCGCCAATCGTTCTCGCCTACATGCTCATCACCGAAGTGATTGCCAAGTCCTCCGAGTCTTACTCGGGATACCCGGCATGGTTCAACGGAGTGTTTGGATGGGGCATGTCAGCGGCACTGATCGTTTTCGCCGTCCTGCTGTCCTTCATTCCATGGTCCGCAAATTCGAAGCTCAATAACGACCCTGAGTTTGACGCGATTCGCGACTCTGAGGACGCTGACGCGAGCGCCTACACGAAAGGAGGCCAGCGATGA
- a CDS encoding methionine/alanine import family NSS transporter small subunit produces the protein MTSTAIIMLIVAILTVWGGLALSMLNLSRHPEDEEVDVLPTTHAPEL, from the coding sequence ATGACTAGCACCGCCATCATTATGTTGATCGTGGCAATTCTCACCGTCTGGGGAGGACTGGCACTGTCGATGCTGAATCTCAGCCGCCATCCGGAGGATGAAGAAGTGGACGTGCTCCCAACCACGCACGCCCCAGAACTCTAA
- the gabT gene encoding 4-aminobutyrate--2-oxoglutarate transaminase, whose translation MANATAEFRIEQQRKLTGAFPGPKSQELAARRSQVISAGVSSTLPVYVEDADGGIILDVDGNQIIDMGAGIAVTTVGASHPKVAAAVAAQTQRFNHTCFMITPYEGYVELAEKIIKLSPGDHEKRVAFFNSGSEAVENAVKVARLATGRSAVVAFDHAYHGRTNLTMGLTAKAAPYKKGMGPTAPEIYRMPMSYPFREENPNISGKEAAERAILSMEKQIGGDEIAAIVIEPIQGEGGFIVPAEGFLPRIAEWAKEKGIVFVADEVQSGFCRTGAWFASEHEGVVPDIMTMAKGIAGGLPLSGIVGRADLLDAVHPGGLGGTYGGNPVAVAAALATLEVMEEEGLSERARVIEKKFFDALLPLQKEVQTIGDVRGRGAMLAIEFVKAGGKEPDADLTKKIAADCLAEGVLILTCGTFGNVIRLLPPLVMTDALVDDALSVLTDVIRKNS comes from the coding sequence ATGGCAAACGCTACGGCCGAATTCCGCATTGAACAGCAGCGCAAGCTGACTGGCGCTTTCCCCGGACCAAAGTCCCAAGAACTTGCTGCACGTCGCTCTCAGGTAATTTCCGCGGGCGTCTCTTCCACTCTTCCGGTCTACGTTGAAGACGCTGACGGCGGCATCATTCTTGATGTTGACGGCAACCAGATCATCGACATGGGCGCCGGCATCGCCGTGACCACCGTGGGCGCATCGCACCCGAAGGTTGCCGCAGCCGTTGCTGCACAGACGCAGCGCTTCAACCACACCTGCTTCATGATCACGCCTTACGAAGGCTACGTAGAGCTTGCAGAGAAGATCATCAAGCTTTCCCCAGGCGATCACGAGAAGCGCGTTGCGTTCTTCAACTCCGGATCCGAAGCCGTTGAGAACGCCGTCAAGGTTGCCCGTTTGGCTACCGGCCGCAGCGCCGTCGTCGCTTTCGATCACGCCTACCACGGCCGCACCAACCTCACCATGGGTTTGACCGCCAAGGCTGCTCCTTACAAGAAGGGCATGGGCCCAACGGCACCGGAAATCTACCGCATGCCAATGTCCTACCCATTCCGTGAGGAAAACCCGAACATCTCGGGCAAGGAAGCTGCAGAGCGCGCCATCCTGAGCATGGAGAAGCAGATCGGTGGCGACGAGATCGCAGCCATCGTGATCGAGCCAATCCAGGGCGAAGGCGGCTTCATCGTTCCTGCTGAGGGCTTCTTGCCTCGAATCGCCGAATGGGCGAAGGAAAAGGGCATTGTCTTTGTTGCTGACGAAGTTCAGTCCGGCTTCTGCCGCACGGGCGCTTGGTTCGCTTCCGAGCACGAAGGCGTTGTTCCAGACATCATGACCATGGCTAAGGGCATCGCCGGCGGTCTTCCGCTTTCGGGCATCGTGGGCCGCGCGGATCTTTTGGACGCTGTGCACCCAGGTGGCCTCGGCGGCACCTACGGCGGTAACCCAGTTGCCGTTGCTGCTGCGTTGGCAACCCTTGAGGTGATGGAAGAAGAGGGCCTCAGCGAGCGCGCTCGTGTCATCGAGAAGAAGTTCTTCGATGCACTTCTCCCACTCCAGAAGGAAGTTCAGACCATCGGTGACGTTCGCGGACGCGGCGCCATGTTGGCTATCGAATTCGTCAAGGCTGGCGGCAAGGAACCAGACGCTGATCTCACCAAGAAGATCGCAGCTGACTGCTTGGCTGAAGGCGTTCTCATCCTCACTTGTGGCACGTTCGGAAACGTCATCCGTTTGCTTCCGCCACTTGTGATGACGGATGCACTGGTTGACGACGCTCTTAGCGTTTTGACCGACGTAATCCGGAAGAATTCCTAA
- the rarD gene encoding EamA family transporter RarD, with protein MTKANPTPAPQSEAGGALAGLGAYFLWGLLPLYFALLAPATPLEIVASRIVWSLIFCLILVFALKEWGTFKRVLSTKRSILLLALAACLIATNWLVYTFSVLNGQTVSAALGYFINPLVSTFLGVVFLKERLRPLQWIAVGFGILAVVVLTVGYGSLPIISLVLAFSFGLYGLVKNRLGHSITTTTGLTVETMALVPFSVAYLIFLAASGQSTFNTEGPGHFLLLMASGIITAVPLLFFGYAAQRLPLSVIGSMQYIAPALQFVTAIWLFHEEMPPERWWGFALVWIAIVILTVDSVRNSSGLRRSKR; from the coding sequence GTGACGAAAGCCAATCCCACTCCCGCACCACAGTCTGAAGCCGGCGGCGCCCTCGCGGGCCTCGGCGCCTATTTCTTGTGGGGTTTACTCCCGCTGTATTTCGCGTTGCTGGCGCCTGCTACGCCGCTAGAAATTGTGGCGAGCCGGATTGTGTGGTCGCTGATTTTCTGCCTCATCTTGGTGTTCGCACTCAAAGAATGGGGCACGTTCAAGCGGGTTCTCAGCACGAAGCGAAGCATTCTTCTACTGGCGCTGGCCGCGTGCCTGATCGCTACCAACTGGCTGGTTTACACGTTCTCAGTGCTCAATGGTCAGACAGTTTCCGCGGCGCTGGGCTACTTCATCAACCCGCTGGTATCCACTTTCTTGGGCGTTGTCTTCCTCAAGGAGCGCTTACGGCCGCTGCAGTGGATCGCCGTGGGATTCGGAATTCTCGCCGTGGTGGTCCTGACCGTGGGCTACGGCTCCCTGCCGATCATTTCGCTCGTGCTGGCATTTTCATTTGGGCTCTACGGCCTCGTCAAGAACCGCTTGGGGCATTCCATTACGACGACGACCGGGCTCACCGTGGAGACCATGGCTTTGGTTCCATTTTCGGTGGCGTACTTGATTTTCCTAGCCGCGAGCGGTCAGTCAACTTTCAACACTGAGGGTCCGGGCCACTTCTTGTTGCTCATGGCCTCTGGCATCATCACGGCCGTCCCATTGCTGTTCTTCGGGTACGCCGCGCAGCGCTTGCCGCTCAGCGTGATTGGGTCCATGCAGTACATCGCTCCGGCGCTTCAATTCGTGACAGCCATTTGGCTGTTCCACGAAGAGATGCCGCCGGAGCGATGGTGGGGTTTTGCATTGGTCTGGATCGCTATTGTGATCCTGACCGTTGATTCAGTTAGGAATTCTTCCGGATTACGTCGGTCAAAACGCTAA
- a CDS encoding FAD-dependent oxidoreductase produces MSSTTETSPLRVAIIGAGPAGVYAADILTKADREFDVSIDLFDAYPAPYGLIRYGVAPDHPRIKGIVTALHKVLDRGDIRFLGNVTFGRDITLEDLKKHYHAVIFATGAIKDAPMNIPGIELEGSYGAADFVSWYDGQPDVPREWPLDAQQIAVIGNGNVALDVARVLSKHADDLLVTEIPDNVYQGLKNSPVTDVHVFGRRGPAQIKFTPLELRELSHSRDVDIVLYPEDFEFDEASDEAIKTNNQVKTMVNTLTNWIVEDQDTGASRRLHLHFLHNPIEILGEDGKVVGMKFERQELDGTGNVRGTGEIIEYPIQAVYRAIGYFGSELDGVPFDERRGVITNVGGRVVDADQQHLPGLYTTGWIKRGPVGLIGHTKGDALETIGNLLEDSASLPTPEAPSEESVIELLEERNIEFTTWEGWNKLDAYERELGAKATASGPVARERVKVVPREEMVSISRAK; encoded by the coding sequence GTGTCCTCGACGACTGAAACCTCGCCTCTTCGCGTTGCCATTATTGGAGCAGGCCCGGCGGGTGTTTATGCAGCGGACATCCTGACGAAAGCTGATCGGGAATTCGATGTCAGCATTGATTTGTTTGACGCTTACCCGGCCCCTTACGGACTGATCCGTTATGGCGTGGCCCCCGATCACCCACGCATCAAGGGCATTGTGACCGCCTTGCACAAGGTGCTGGACCGCGGGGACATCCGCTTCTTGGGCAATGTCACCTTTGGCCGCGACATCACCCTTGAGGACCTCAAGAAGCATTACCACGCCGTGATCTTCGCGACCGGCGCCATCAAGGATGCTCCAATGAACATTCCGGGCATTGAGCTCGAAGGTTCCTACGGTGCAGCCGATTTTGTGTCTTGGTACGACGGCCAGCCAGATGTGCCGCGCGAGTGGCCGCTGGACGCTCAGCAGATTGCCGTGATTGGTAACGGTAACGTGGCGCTCGACGTTGCTCGCGTGCTGTCCAAGCATGCCGATGACCTGTTGGTCACCGAAATCCCAGACAACGTGTACCAGGGCTTGAAGAACAGCCCGGTCACCGACGTTCACGTCTTTGGCCGCCGCGGACCCGCGCAGATCAAGTTCACGCCTCTCGAGTTGCGCGAACTGTCCCACTCTCGCGATGTGGACATTGTGTTGTACCCGGAGGACTTCGAGTTCGATGAAGCCTCTGACGAAGCCATCAAGACCAACAACCAGGTCAAGACCATGGTCAACACGTTGACCAACTGGATTGTGGAAGATCAGGACACGGGCGCATCCCGCCGTTTGCACTTGCACTTCTTGCACAACCCCATCGAGATCCTCGGTGAAGACGGCAAGGTTGTTGGCATGAAGTTCGAGCGCCAAGAGCTGGACGGCACCGGCAACGTGCGCGGCACCGGCGAAATCATCGAGTACCCGATTCAGGCCGTGTACCGCGCCATTGGCTATTTCGGTTCCGAGCTTGACGGCGTGCCGTTCGACGAGCGCCGCGGCGTCATCACCAACGTGGGCGGCCGCGTGGTTGATGCTGATCAGCAGCACTTGCCAGGCCTCTACACCACGGGTTGGATCAAGCGCGGCCCGGTTGGCCTCATTGGCCACACCAAGGGCGATGCTCTCGAGACCATTGGGAACTTGCTGGAAGATTCGGCCTCGTTGCCAACGCCGGAAGCACCTTCCGAGGAATCTGTCATTGAACTTCTCGAGGAACGCAACATCGAATTCACCACGTGGGAGGGCTGGAACAAGCTCGATGCCTACGAGCGTGAGCTCGGTGCGAAGGCCACGGCGAGCGGCCCGGTTGCTCGCGAGCGCGTCAAGGTAGTTCCTCGCGAAGAGATGGTTTCCATCTCGCGCGCCAAGTAA
- a CDS encoding MFS transporter, protein MARLLADLTPLKVSPAYRRLWIGNSLSAVGMQVTMIAVSLEIYELTKSSFYVGLVGLFGLVPLVITGLYGGSIADAYDRRKVALFSSLALWIVTCGIALQAWMGLRNVWIILILIALHSAASGINQPTRGAIIPALVGHKLLPAANSLNMVTFGVAMMVGPLVGGLLVAGVGYAWTYTLDVVTFLAALYSVYRLPSLPPERNEDGTARQAGLSSVIDGFKFLGTHPNVRMTFLIDLASMVLASPRALLPAIGAVLLGGGGTTVGILLGAVALGTLLTGLFSGPLSIIHHQGKAVYFSVSGWAVSMVGFGVVVLWAMREHGGPLPLNAPMTGFVWVAAFFMLTAGIADSISAVFRNTILQSAAPDHMRGRLQGVFVVVVAGGPRLGDMLAGGVASVAGEGWTLVIGGIVSATAAAALMLWQPGFMRYDSRNPKP, encoded by the coding sequence GTGGCACGGCTCCTCGCTGACCTCACACCTCTCAAGGTTTCTCCGGCGTACCGCCGACTGTGGATAGGAAATTCCCTGTCAGCAGTCGGAATGCAGGTCACCATGATTGCGGTGAGCTTGGAGATTTACGAGCTCACGAAGTCCAGCTTTTACGTGGGCCTCGTGGGACTCTTCGGCCTCGTGCCGTTGGTCATCACGGGTCTCTATGGAGGCTCGATTGCCGATGCCTATGACCGCCGCAAGGTAGCGCTCTTTTCGTCTCTTGCGCTGTGGATCGTCACGTGCGGCATTGCTCTGCAAGCGTGGATGGGGCTGCGCAATGTATGGATCATTCTGATTCTGATTGCGCTGCACTCTGCCGCATCGGGCATCAATCAGCCCACACGCGGTGCCATCATTCCCGCGCTCGTGGGACACAAGCTGTTGCCGGCCGCAAACTCGCTGAACATGGTGACCTTTGGCGTGGCCATGATGGTGGGGCCGCTGGTCGGCGGTCTTCTTGTGGCAGGCGTGGGCTATGCATGGACCTACACGCTGGATGTCGTGACGTTCTTGGCTGCGCTCTATTCGGTGTACCGATTGCCCTCGCTGCCGCCAGAGCGGAACGAGGACGGCACGGCTCGACAAGCGGGTCTAAGTTCCGTCATTGATGGCTTCAAGTTTTTGGGGACGCATCCCAACGTCCGCATGACGTTCTTGATCGACTTGGCCTCCATGGTCCTCGCGTCCCCGCGCGCGCTCTTGCCCGCGATCGGTGCTGTGCTCCTTGGCGGAGGCGGAACCACGGTCGGCATTTTGCTGGGCGCAGTTGCCCTCGGAACGCTCCTCACTGGATTGTTCTCCGGCCCGCTGAGCATCATTCATCATCAAGGCAAAGCCGTGTACTTCTCCGTCTCCGGCTGGGCAGTGTCCATGGTCGGTTTCGGCGTTGTGGTGTTGTGGGCCATGCGCGAGCACGGGGGACCGTTGCCGCTCAACGCACCCATGACGGGCTTTGTGTGGGTGGCCGCGTTCTTCATGCTGACCGCGGGAATCGCCGACTCCATCAGCGCCGTCTTTCGCAACACGATTCTCCAATCTGCGGCACCGGATCACATGCGCGGCCGTTTGCAAGGCGTGTTCGTGGTGGTGGTTGCCGGTGGACCGAGACTCGGAGACATGCTCGCGGGCGGCGTTGCGAGCGTTGCCGGCGAAGGTTGGACCCTGGTGATCGGTGGAATTGTGAGCGCCACCGCGGCCGCTGCCTTGATGCTGTGGCAACCAGGATTCATGCGCTACGACTCACGAAACCCAAAGCCCTGA
- the htpX gene encoding zinc metalloprotease HtpX — MHSHNNGLKTAGLLGGLFAILLSIGALIASSTQSAAYIWIFALIGLATTAYGYWNSDKLAIRAMRAYPVTEQQQPEMYRIVRELSQTAGQPMPALYVSPTTAPNAFATGRDPQHAAVCCTEGILEILNERELRGVLGHELMHVYNRDILTSSVAAAIAGVITSIAQFLMFFGAGDRRNQNPIAMIAIALLAPIAASVIQMSISRTREYDADEDGSRLTNDPLALASALRKLEMGVAARPLQEDQRIVNASHMMIANPFRNGGVQKLFATHPPMDARIARLEAMAGRRLDG, encoded by the coding sequence ATGCATTCGCATAACAACGGACTCAAGACTGCCGGTTTGTTAGGCGGTCTTTTCGCAATTCTGCTCTCGATCGGCGCCCTCATTGCGTCGTCCACCCAAAGCGCTGCCTACATCTGGATCTTTGCTTTGATTGGCCTTGCCACCACAGCGTATGGCTACTGGAACTCGGACAAGCTGGCCATCCGCGCCATGCGTGCGTACCCAGTTACGGAACAGCAACAGCCGGAGATGTACCGCATTGTTCGGGAACTATCTCAGACCGCCGGACAGCCGATGCCAGCTCTTTACGTTTCTCCGACCACGGCACCCAACGCCTTCGCAACCGGTCGCGATCCTCAGCACGCGGCAGTCTGCTGCACCGAGGGCATCTTGGAGATCCTGAACGAGCGCGAGTTGCGGGGCGTTTTGGGCCATGAACTCATGCACGTCTACAACCGTGACATCCTGACGTCTTCCGTGGCCGCGGCCATCGCTGGCGTGATCACCTCGATCGCCCAGTTCCTGATGTTCTTTGGTGCTGGAGATCGCCGGAACCAGAATCCCATTGCGATGATCGCCATTGCCTTGCTGGCTCCGATCGCTGCTTCCGTGATTCAGATGTCGATTAGCCGCACGCGCGAATACGACGCCGATGAAGACGGCTCGCGTTTGACGAATGATCCACTGGCTTTGGCCTCAGCGCTTCGAAAGCTTGAGATGGGCGTCGCGGCGCGGCCACTCCAAGAAGATCAGCGGATCGTCAATGCTTCCCACATGATGATCGCTAACCCTTTCCGTAACGGTGGTGTGCAGAAACTCTTTGCAACACACCCTCCAATGGACGCTCGAATTGCGCGACTCGAAGCAATGGCTGGCCGCCGGCTCGACGGCTAG